From the genome of Scylla paramamosain isolate STU-SP2022 chromosome 37, ASM3559412v1, whole genome shotgun sequence:
TGTACAGTGATGGGAGTGGTTTTCACCACACTGATGAGGTGAACAGTGGTGGGAGGAATCACCACAGGTCAGGACCCTCACCACTGCACTGACACTGCCACAAAGGTCAAGAGCCAGTGAGCTAACAGATTACATCAGTGCTGACAATGACTGGTGGAGTTTGTACTAAGCTGTGGTCAGTCATTTTGGTAACCATTGAGGCTGTGCACACTAATGAACCAGACGGGTAAGCAGCCCAAGCTTGGTCCCCTGCCTACCTGAGAGGAAATGCATGTACTGTGCTCTTGGAAGATTAGATTTGTGTGCATTTACTTCACATAAAAGTTTAAGCAACCAAAAAGTCATCCAGTGCCTGCATTTTGTCTTGCTTCAGCATTTTCTTCAGGAACACTTCCTCCTTCAAGCATCCCTCTGCACAAATGAGTGACTGATGACTGACTAATAAAGAATAAACTTAAAATAGTAGACTTGATTGTAAAGCCTTAAATCACCGAGACAATGTAGTCAAAATAACCTGCATAAACTATTGAGATAGAATAACTGATGTAATCTGCAAAGAATTACTTAGTAGGACAGATCATAATAGAATGTACTTCTTCACACCGACTGGCAAGACATACAGATACTTGTTCACATCTGATTAAGCTTCATTTACAGTATGTACATGATAACACTACAGAGAACAATCCTGGTGGACTGATATCACACGGTAAGAACCATCACGCTCTCACTCTAAAGGTGCCAGCCCAATACTGCACACTTACAACCacgtttcctgtttttcctgttttcttcaaGTATTGAGGGAATTCCTTGCATTCTCTCTCCACCAATGTCTCTCTCAAGATGGCAGTGTTCCTTGGCACGTGGTTTCCCCCCCCAGCAGGTGACGGGAGCATCACACTGCCGGGAATATGCCTGGGTGGCAGCACCTTTACTAAGCATGAAAACTACAGTGGTTCCCTGCTGcttctctacttctctccttcctgtgcTGCCGGCAAGCCTAACATGGTTACTTAGAGCCAGAACATGAGCCACTTCAAGCACTTATACATTTTAGGTCAAGCTggtgcaaaacaaaaaaaaattaacattgcCCAACTAACAGTTATTTCCTTAAGTAGATAGCTTGCACAAAGTTGTCTTCTGCAGCGCAGTGCAGTGATAGTAACAGGAGGCAAGTTGTGCCACAGCAGTCTCCAGCTCGGCATCACAGACAACAGGGCTGAAGGAGTCACTAACCCAAACCGGGGTTAGTGTTCGTTGGGGGAGCGGCTCCTCTCATGCTTCGTGAGTGCCTGCTCCAGCACCTCCGAGTCCATGGGAGCATTGGTGAAGATGGCACCTGCCAGCAACACACCGAGGTTATGGCGGCATCTCAGCCAGCATGATTATATTCATCAAACTATTTTAGTTGGCTAacctaagaatgtaagaaaataaggaaaactgcaagGAATCATCAGGCTGACACACAGCAGCTCCTAACATGACACTAGCATGCCCACACAGGCATGTCAATCAATAAATCTTATTTCCTACATCTGCACTACTCATTTATTTCCATTCAACACTAATGGGACAGGAAGGTGGAGCAATGATGTGGCAGAGCTTAGTACAAAATTTTGGTATAGCACAAATCATCAGCTGACATGAGGCCAATGCATGACAGACAGTTTCCCTCCAATAGTTAGGGGGATGAAGCCATGCACAGCACTGCTATGGCTTAAAGGAATTCTGTTGTGACTGCAGAAATTCAAGACCACAATTCCACATCTTACATTCCACACCATTCTCTGCTAAATGGACAGGAATTAtaatgagaaaggaaacatCCGTAAACTGTCTCCATCTAGCCAAGAATTCCAAGCCAGGGTTGTGAGCCGAACACACGAACCACTACTCTACCAGGTTCCATTACCTTAAAGTACACCAGACACAGAGGGATTGCAGCAACTCACCCACAAACACGTGTGTGCCCCAGTTACGATGGGAGATGACCTTGCAGCACCCCAGGTCGTCTATTCGGAAGCCCAGGTGGCGGTAACGTTCATCCGTTTCGAAAAGTGTGGAGTTGGTGAACTGGCCGAGGAAGGGGCGGCCGGATGCTGGGTCAATGAAATCTGCCCAGTAACCCTCACGCTGCAGGATGGCACAGATGTCCTCCGCAGCAAGGATGAACTGAGGAAAAGCCAATATTAATATGATGCTTTTTGTATCTTTTGCATTGTAGGCAAAGAGTAAGGTTAGGTAAATTGATGAATATCCTGATCATTTTGTCCTTACTTTGTGTGTAAATCAGCAGCAAAAAGGATGAGATTAAGCTGCATGTGAGGAAACAGGATTCTCAAGTCCAATGTCATtcttggaaaaataaaagaaagacaataacAAACATGACATGAGGGTTCACCGAGCTTCACTCACCTCTAACATTACCATTGTCCTACATTCATTCCTCACAAGACTAATGGTAACAGTGTACAGAAATGTTACTTACATTattaaaaagatggaaaaatattAATGGTAACATATCTCATCCTAGCTACTCTGCCTCCCACTCCCTGGAACTCCCTCTATGGTGCAGCCAGGACAAAGACATCCATGTGTTCCTGTCCAGTCTTCACACTCCACTCTTGCTACTCACATAAAGCTGCagctcctccctctcattctccaTGTCCTCGGACCAGCAGCTCATGTCGTGCTTGGTCCTCTGGCTTAGCGTCACCACAGACAGTGGCCCGTCTCTCAGGTTGCGGCCCGGGAACAGGTCCAGGAAGTCTGCCGCCACGCAGGTGAGAGTTATGAATTAGAGGATGTGATAGAGTTTCttgccttacctttcttgatgAGACCCAGGCacatgtttccttcttttcctgacAAGATCGAAGCACATCAACTCACCTTTCTTGATGAGGTCAGGGCACTTCTGCACCTTACACTCCAGCACATCGGAGGGGTGAGGGGGCATGGTGGCTGGGTTGGGGGAGTCCTCTAAGTCTGGCAGTTTCTCGGGGCTGCACTGACCCAGCGCCTGTGCCAAATAGTACACTGGTTTACATGGGAGCACACAACACTTTGCTGTGCTGCATCACACATCCAGGTTAAAATAAAAAGGTTAGCTGGTGATGGATGAACTTGTAGATACTGTGTGCTTTCCCTCAATCATTCAATTTCATGAGTTTTCTTAAGAACTGGACACATTATATAACAGGGTGGTACATgactaataaaatgaaaactaattCATAAACAACAGCCTACAGGTGACACTACAagtaaattatattttttatgtctaacaccaaaacaataacagaCAACCTTACACCAATGATGAAATGAGGCCTGCAGGGGAGGGTGAAGTGAGGCCAGTAAGACGAGGTGGACAATCAACACTGGTGGTCAGATTTTAGACAAGGACAAGGCCCGAGATAAGATAGAAACACAAGGTCACCTGTATGCCTTACTGACATCCCTTTAAGAAATATAATCAAGGCAAggcagctacacacacacacactcacaaacattcCCTCACACCTTAGCCTTTTGCTCTATGTGGAAGACACAGCACCCATCCAACCATGTCACAATGTGCaaaggtcaacaccacaacatATCTGGCAATCTTTATAGCAGCCATACAACTAATCTGCTTCATCAGTGAAACATTCAGTCACCGAGTatcagcaggaaggaaaaggttCATTTCAAGCACATCATACCTGCAGTTGGTTTTCATGGTTGGTCTTGTAGGTGAGAATATCGGGTACAGGGGGGCGGGGCAGAACAGAAGTGAGCTGTGGAGGGGGTGGGGCACGAGTAGGTGTGCCAAGGTGGTGACTCAGCCCCACATTGCCGGGCAGGGGCAGTCGCTGGTCACTGGGACCAAAAATCCCCGCACGGATGTCCAACCACGTGTCCAGTTGTTCTGTGGCATGATAACAAATGTTAACTAATAATTTATCTTGATGATCAATACATTGGTCaaggaatacaaggaaaaaatgaagaaataaccAATTACTTGAATCCTCCACCCTTATTTCAGTCCAGTAAGTTTTAAACATACCAGACAATGAAACTGAAGTAGAGAATGAAGCAACTAACACACATTTTTATGAAGGAACTGGAGACTGCCTGAGGAACACTTTATGCCATCTTCAACTTAAAATTCCACGGCCAAACAAACAACTACTAAACAAACAACTGCTGAACACAAATCTGAAGTGCAAGTACCTGTGGCTACCTCCTTGACATCAGGTGGGGGGGTGGCTTCGTTGGAGTTGTTGCTACCCTGACTGGAGAACAACCTACGGCCGGCACACAGCGAACGCAGACTCCTCGCTGAAACTGTCACTACGCGGTCCCCAGAGTACAGCAGCTgttgggaggagagggggactgactggctggctgatacTCTGGTGGTGTGACACtgaggagggaacagaggaagAGCTGGGGAGTATGTGAGGGACTGACTGCCTGATATTCTGGTGCTGTGACAGTGAGAGAGGAATAATAGAAGAGCTGAGGAGGGAAAGAGCAATTAGGATTCACGTCAAGTGGGAATATCAAGGGCCATGCCAATCCCCAAGAGTTCCAGGCCAAACTACCACACCAGCAAGGCAGCTCCGAATACTTCACAACTGGACTTATCCATAAATGAGCTTCACCTGTGCCAGTTACCACTCATCCACACAACAGAGGCCCACACTGCTCTACGTGAGTTTTTAGCTCTGGgctgtttggtttgtttatatCTTCCCTGATTCTTTTGGTTATCAATATATGAATTGTACTATTAATTTTATCTTATCAAGTTAAGAAGTGCCGTGCAAACAAACATTTTCTCCACCATGTAACAGGGAGTATAAAAGAGTCATGTGCTTCTTTTGGTTCCACATGTGCCCTTTTGGTTCTCAACACATGAGAGGAGTGCCATCATTTATGTTTAATCTCATAATCATCTTGTGAAGCATCTGCGTCCAAACTTCCCTGATGCATCTTATCAATGGTGCCATTGTTATCACCAGAAAATCAAATCCAACACAATTTCCTCAGAATCTGACAACTGACAGACATGCTACAAATATGTTAAAGAAGATTATGAAGATATTAATTTCTATTTAGTGTCCCTCCACTTCTTTATGGGGCTCAACAGCTTAAGTGTTTGAGCAAAAGGGCCACATGTTCTCTGATATGGCTCAGGTGTGGTCTTGGGCTGAGCTTCCCTTGCAGGAATATTCTTTGTGGCATTCTCTgtcatttattcttatttgtgcTATATGAAAATTCTCCATTCCTCAAACAGAACAAAGTACAGAAACATTTTATTTGTTACTTCAAGAATTCTACTTTCATGAGCTGAAAGTCACATGCAAttgctatttattattttacaatCAATATCTCACATAATTTCCTCCTGCAACATGTAAATAACcaaatttcagaaaaaaaaaaaatctcaaacatgcacacacaaatcTCTACAACCAACAAaaccaataaaataaattaagcgTTGCCACTTACCCGAGCTGCCATCACTAGAGCTGCCCTGCAAGAGTAGTGACAGAAGTGCTCCAATGGATCCACAAGCTGAGCTGAGATGCTTCTTTGCTGGCTGACTCAGCACCTCTCACTTTCTGTAGGAGAGACACATTCAACAGTCAGTGACGAAGTGTGGTTGTAGCAAGGATGTTATCACTACCATTTATCTtttctaggagagagagagagagagagagagagagagagagagagagagagagagagagagagagagagagagagagagagagagagagagagagagagagagagagagagagagagagagagagagagagagagagagagagagagagagagagagagagagagagagagagagagagaattttatgaCCAATgttctcattctcattttaGGTCCATTATTCTATTAATACATACACAGATGCAGGGGGACATGCGTAACCACACTTCCAGAGATAACCCATATCTCATTAGGTGATGAGGGCCCATGAATGTCTTTTAAATAGCATGTGCACACAAGATTTACTGCAGTTTCATACAGTATGTAGGACACACAGTAGTTGACAAGAGAATCAGGATCATGGTGAGATCAGATGAGATGATTAAGACATTACAGCAAATGTGTGCAAAGTGAAAAGTTGAAGTTCGTGTAGGACACCACCGCAGCCTCAGAGCTCCTGCCTTTGGCTCACCAGTGCGGGCATCCACCAGAGCTGGCCAATTCCATCCCTgctgtgtacaggtgtgtttgAATTGATGCCCCTATAGCTGGGTTTTGTGTCTTCTATTAGTCAAAACTACTAAGACAAGACAGCTTACCAAACCAAGGAAATAAGCTTGGTTGGCCAGgcaaagctgtgtgtgtgtcatcaaaAAAATAGCTCTAGCCATTCCTGGAAGATTTCTGTGAGGGCTGTGTATGTGGGGGAGCTTTCTGTGAAGTCTGTCCAACATGATCACCAACACAAGTGAAGGAAGCTAATCCTGAAGTGTTTGGTGAGATGCCTGTGACAATGGATGGCAAACAACTATCTTCCTTCAAGTGATGCACAGCTACTGTTACACTGTCAATATTGCTAATTAACcaattcatttatttccttcgttttgTGGTCTGTGTCCTTCACAGCAACTATCTAGGCCATCTTGTCTACATGGCCTCAAGCAGTAAAAGAAACACTGAACCAGCTCTGGCAGACCTTTGTGAGCAACCCACATGACGGCCAACAGTGGGCAGGGTGCCAAGGCTGCCATGGCACAATACCCCCAACACAATTTCCTTCcacattaattttttctctcaaataTGCAAACAAAATTCACTAAAGTGTCTGGATGCTTCCACCAGGACACCAAATCTTTTTGTTGAGCACTGTGGGTGTAACGATCTCCATGTCTTGGATTTCACAATCAGAATAATTTCTAATCCCAACTGTTCCCACCACAAGTCAATTAGATTAGAAAGAAATTTAGAATGTGAACCCCTGGAGCACCTCAGCATCTCCCTGCATGATGTGGACATGCAGGGGTGATGTTCTGTGAGTGAAGCACCGAGGTGAGGGTTTTGTGACCTGGGATAATCTAACCAACACCATCTCTTAACAAAGCAGCAAAATATTCATATAGGTACAGTGATGAGGTAAAACCCTTCACCCACCAAGTACCTAAGTTTGTTGAGGATGGGGAGGGACGACTAAAGAATATACAAGGATATGCTATTGGTAAGATTTACCGTGGCTTGCAACACTTATGATTGCATCTATAATTCTGAGCAATCACGTGATATCACTGCTCAACCCGACCAATAACAACCATTTACTGCaagttcattcattaatttccatgtaattttcttttcttccacatttTTCCTACTTCACATCATCAATCAGGCAAGTCGTGCATTGATCCTCACTTTTACAATTTCCTTCACCTCAGCTCCACAGCATATCCATCACCTGAACTCACCACCAAACACTTGGGGACCAGGTAACACTCCACCccgccccccacacacacacacacactgaacatattaatgagcacacacacacacacacacacacacacacacacacacaggtacacacctCAACTATCTCCCACATTAATCTACCACACGGAAACAGCAACATGACACAACGGGAGGCATGAAGCTCGCGCAGACAAACAAAAAGTGACTGACCTTAATGAATCGAGATCTAAAACTGAGCTACAACATAACCCATTACAACCCATTATCCCCACGCCTCTCACCTAACAGCCTCCTGCTACCCCCcccccttcactcactcatgtACCTACTGGGGACCTCACAGCGTCTTAGCGAGTAGTACAAGGtggtattacacacacactgccacagaGAAGGAACCAGCTGGCAGCCTTCAGCCCTCCGCCTTCGGGAACTCCACACTTCGGCTCCTTGTTCATCTCGGTACTTGGTAGtgaaatttttatttgtttaatttattatttatttatttttttaaaggacTGACAGTGTTCTTGCGACGGTGAATTATGCTGGTGTTAAATGTGAGTTATCTGTGTGACCTACGTGTTACCCCAGTGTCTGTGTGAATCttgtttacagttttttttttttttttttttttttatctttttgtttcatcagtCATCGGGTATTTTAGACATTGCACATGCTATACATTTGCCTTTTATCGCCATGGTTGTCTGCTGGGAATTAAGGCCAAGAATAATGTGTCAGGGAAATACAACGCAGTGAGTGACATAATTCTAGAAAGAGattgaggagaaaaaaacaaatgtagCACATGCAATCGCCAAACAACTTCTGTGTGATGGCAACGCACAGTGACGACAACAAATGCAAATATAGATGATAACAGATCTAGGAGTAAGCCAGTTGTCATGCAGTAAATACTTTGGGTTTTGAAGGTCATGTAACATTGCGTCATTCCGCCAGCCACGCACGGCGACCGTGATGACGCGCCGCTCACCTGATTCGCGACCCTCACCTATTAATTAACCTGCTCACCtttgtcttgtcttcctccccTCGGACAGCAGCACTAGGGCATAGCACAAGACAGTTCCGTATTGGGGATAATGCCACCAAAGTattttgcttccttctcttgtctATAACGCTGTGGTATCTGACGTTTTGTGTTTGCTTTCTactataaagtgtgtgtgtgtgtgtgtgtgcccagccAATGTCTATACCTTAAAAGTATATACATTCCATGATCTGCATTAAGGAATTCTAACGCTTCCTtgatcaacacacacatacacacacacacaaacaaaagttCACCAGTTGTAACTAGTTGTGACAAaacggactttttttttttattacaaaaaGAATCGCATATACTTACATGTCTCATAATATGAACTTGAGTTTCTAC
Proteins encoded in this window:
- the LOC135091343 gene encoding cobalamin trafficking protein CblD-like, encoding MAARLLYSGDRVVTVSARSLRSLCAGRRLFSSQGSNNSNEATPPPDVKEVATEQLDTWLDIRAGIFGPSDQRLPLPGNVGLSHHLGTPTRAPPPPQLTSVLPRPPVPDILTYKTNHENQLQALGQCSPEKLPDLEDSPNPATMPPHPSDVLECKVQKCPDLIKKDFLDLFPGRNLRDGPLSVVTLSQRTKHDMSCWSEDMENEREELQLYFILAAEDICAILQREGYWADFIDPASGRPFLGQFTNSTLFETDERYRHLGFRIDDLGCCKVISHRNWGTHVFVGAIFTNAPMDSEVLEQALTKHERSRSPNEH